A genomic segment from Orrella daihaiensis encodes:
- a CDS encoding RNA pyrophosphohydrolase, with protein sequence MLDREGYRPNVGIILVNQKNQVFWGKRVREHAWQFPQGGIKHGESPVQAMFRELHEEVGLKPEHVRILGRTRDWLRYDVPDHFIRRESRGHYRGQKQIWFLLRLVGRDCDVSLRATSHPEFDAWRWCHYWVSLDSVIEFKREVYQQALHELSPLLFRPRGNRVRGRTRRASGIDIELTQSFDQA encoded by the coding sequence ATGCTGGATAGGGAGGGTTACCGCCCCAATGTCGGCATTATCCTGGTCAACCAAAAAAACCAGGTGTTCTGGGGCAAGCGGGTTAGGGAACATGCATGGCAGTTTCCGCAGGGCGGAATAAAGCACGGTGAAAGCCCAGTGCAGGCTATGTTTCGTGAGTTGCATGAGGAGGTCGGGTTAAAGCCTGAGCACGTCCGTATTCTAGGGCGTACACGTGACTGGCTGCGATACGACGTGCCGGATCATTTCATTCGTCGTGAGTCTCGCGGACATTATCGTGGCCAAAAGCAGATATGGTTTCTGTTGCGCCTGGTCGGGCGAGATTGTGATGTCAGTTTGCGCGCCACGTCCCACCCCGAATTCGATGCTTGGCGCTGGTGTCACTACTGGGTGTCTCTTGATTCAGTGATCGAATTCAAGCGCGAGGTATACCAGCAGGCGCTGCACGAGTTATCACCCCTATTATTTCGCCCGCGTGGCAATCGCGTCCGTGGCAGGACGCGACGAGCCAGCGGTATTGATATTGAGTTAACGCAGTCTTTTGATCAGGCTTGA
- the ybgC gene encoding tol-pal system-associated acyl-CoA thioesterase yields MKAAIAWDQAHHWPVRVYYEDTDAGGVVFYANYLKFMERARTEWLRELGVEQQKLAQESDIGFVVAGLDIKYCAPARLDDHLIVQTTVTQAGRASLNFAQRVVLANHVIAHGEIRVGCVRLSCLKPAALPETLLNRILNLDKR; encoded by the coding sequence ATGAAAGCTGCAATAGCTTGGGATCAAGCACACCACTGGCCGGTACGCGTCTATTACGAAGACACCGACGCCGGAGGAGTGGTGTTCTACGCTAACTATTTGAAATTTATGGAAAGAGCACGTACTGAGTGGCTACGTGAGCTCGGTGTGGAACAACAAAAACTGGCACAAGAAAGCGATATTGGATTTGTGGTCGCTGGACTTGACATCAAATATTGCGCGCCGGCGAGGCTCGATGATCATCTCATCGTGCAAACAACTGTCACACAAGCTGGCCGTGCTTCGTTAAACTTCGCTCAGCGTGTTGTACTTGCAAACCATGTTATTGCGCACGGTGAGATACGCGTAGGGTGTGTCAGACTGAGTTGCCTCAAACCGGCAGCACTGCCTGAAACCTTGCTAAACAGAATCCTGAACTTGGACAAGAGATAA
- a CDS encoding proline--tRNA ligase — protein sequence MRASAFHISTIKEAPNDAEIASHQLMIRAGMIRKLAGGIYNYMPLGLRTIRKIENIIREEMNAAGALELLMPVVQPAELWQESGRWEKYGPELLRIKDRHGRDFILQPTSEEVITDIARNEIKSWRQLPVNFYHIQTKFRDERRPRFGVMRGREFTMKDAYSFDRDVDGAMQSYQAMFDAYHKIFTRLGLNFRAVAADTGSIGGSSSHEFQVIADIGEDLIVYDPRTDYAANIELAAAPCLIEKRAAAGQDLCKVHTPGAATCEEVKNLLSIDLSRTVKSIVLATEPADSDPQIWLLLLRGDHDLNEIKVGKLAGFEEGFRFATEDEIKEHFGSPPGYLGPVGLDDRVKVIADLTVANMNDFVCGANEAPYHLQGVNWGRDLPEPLLVADIRNVVAGDPTPDGKGVLNIQRGIEVGHVFYLGTKYSEALKATYLDETGKPAFMEMGCYGIGVTRIVGAAIEQNHDERGIIWPRAIAPFEVAVCGLGWGKSDAVRETATKLYEELKSQGVDVILDDRDLRPGVMFAEWELIGVPIRITVGDRGLANGQVEVLGRRESNAELVDLPDVVARVAAKLSSRVT from the coding sequence ATGCGAGCCTCTGCCTTTCACATCAGCACCATTAAAGAAGCACCTAACGACGCGGAAATCGCCAGTCATCAACTCATGATCCGCGCTGGCATGATCCGTAAACTCGCTGGTGGCATCTACAACTACATGCCGCTTGGCCTGCGCACCATACGCAAGATCGAGAACATCATCCGCGAGGAAATGAACGCCGCTGGGGCACTCGAACTGCTGATGCCCGTGGTGCAACCTGCTGAACTCTGGCAGGAGTCTGGGCGCTGGGAAAAATATGGGCCAGAACTTTTACGGATCAAAGATCGCCATGGGCGCGACTTCATACTGCAGCCAACATCCGAAGAAGTCATTACTGACATCGCGCGAAACGAAATAAAAAGCTGGCGTCAACTGCCAGTGAATTTCTATCATATTCAGACAAAGTTCCGTGACGAACGTCGTCCAAGATTTGGCGTCATGCGTGGCCGTGAGTTCACCATGAAAGACGCATATTCTTTTGATCGAGACGTAGATGGTGCCATGCAGAGCTATCAGGCAATGTTTGATGCGTACCACAAGATTTTTACTCGCCTGGGACTGAATTTCAGGGCTGTGGCCGCAGATACGGGCTCCATTGGGGGATCTTCAAGCCACGAGTTTCAGGTCATTGCAGACATCGGAGAGGATCTAATCGTTTACGATCCACGCACCGACTATGCAGCCAATATTGAACTAGCGGCCGCACCCTGTCTGATTGAGAAGCGAGCAGCAGCCGGCCAAGATCTGTGCAAAGTACACACACCGGGTGCGGCGACGTGTGAAGAGGTCAAAAACCTGCTTTCAATTGATCTGAGCCGCACTGTCAAATCAATCGTGTTGGCAACCGAACCGGCCGACAGCGACCCACAAATCTGGTTGTTGTTACTGCGTGGAGACCATGATCTAAACGAGATCAAGGTTGGCAAGTTAGCTGGCTTTGAGGAAGGGTTCAGATTCGCAACCGAGGATGAGATCAAAGAACATTTTGGATCGCCACCCGGATATCTTGGACCAGTCGGACTAGATGATCGCGTTAAGGTCATTGCCGATTTGACAGTCGCAAACATGAATGATTTCGTCTGTGGCGCCAACGAAGCGCCTTACCACTTACAAGGCGTGAACTGGGGTCGTGATCTGCCTGAGCCCTTGCTGGTGGCCGATATCCGAAACGTGGTTGCCGGTGACCCGACCCCGGATGGCAAAGGCGTATTGAATATCCAACGAGGTATCGAAGTTGGCCACGTGTTTTACCTCGGCACAAAATACTCAGAAGCACTCAAGGCTACCTATCTCGACGAGACTGGCAAACCCGCATTCATGGAAATGGGTTGCTATGGCATCGGAGTCACTCGCATCGTTGGTGCAGCGATCGAACAAAACCACGATGAGCGCGGCATCATCTGGCCCAGAGCGATCGCACCGTTCGAAGTCGCCGTTTGCGGTTTAGGCTGGGGCAAAAGCGATGCGGTTCGTGAGACAGCGACGAAGCTATACGAAGAACTGAAATCTCAAGGTGTTGACGTAATCCTGGACGATCGTGATTTGCGTCCTGGCGTCATGTTTGCCGAATGGGAGCTCATCGGCGTTCCGATTCGAATCACCGTGGGCGATCGTGGGTTGGCCAACGGACAAGTGGAGGTGCTTGGAAGGCGCGAGAGCAACGCTGAACTCGTGGATTTGCCGGATGTGGTGGCCAGAGTAGCAGCCAAACTGAGTAGTCGAGTCACATAA
- the tolQ gene encoding protein TolQ yields the protein MQPGTPIDMSITTLILQATLPVQIIMLLLVLISVVSWTFIFSKRSALKRAQAQTQNFEDDFWSGGDLASLHQTVTKRRSEHGALARIFDAGMTEFIKAHRTTNAVDGARRAMRAAFQREIDDLETNLGFLASAGSVSPYIGLLGTVWGIMHSFLGLAGAEQATLAAVAPGIAEALIATAIGLFAAIPAVVAYNRYTNDIDRLAIHFETFVDEFLNILQRQSNA from the coding sequence ATGCAGCCAGGCACCCCAATAGACATGTCGATCACTACCCTGATCCTGCAGGCAACCCTGCCTGTCCAGATCATCATGCTCTTGCTGGTTTTGATCTCTGTCGTGTCATGGACATTTATTTTTTCCAAGCGCTCTGCCCTCAAAAGAGCTCAAGCCCAAACCCAAAACTTCGAAGATGATTTTTGGTCGGGCGGCGATCTCGCTTCACTACACCAGACTGTCACTAAACGTCGCAGCGAGCACGGTGCGTTGGCTCGAATCTTCGATGCGGGCATGACCGAGTTCATCAAAGCTCACCGCACCACCAATGCAGTAGATGGGGCGCGTAGGGCTATGCGTGCCGCCTTCCAACGTGAAATCGATGATCTGGAAACCAACCTGGGGTTTCTTGCTTCGGCCGGATCCGTTAGCCCTTATATCGGTCTGCTTGGTACCGTTTGGGGGATCATGCATTCGTTTCTGGGGTTGGCTGGTGCTGAACAAGCCACCCTTGCTGCTGTCGCGCCCGGTATCGCAGAAGCGTTGATCGCCACGGCGATTGGCTTGTTTGCTGCCATACCGGCGGTAGTCGCGTACAACCGCTACACCAACGACATTGATCGTCTGGCGATTCATTTTGAGACTTTCGTCGATGAATTTCTTAACATCCTGCAGAGACAGTCAAACGCATGA
- the tolA gene encoding cell envelope integrity protein TolA, protein MPPPRRSKKSIWQAALGQGGWRAVGSSIAVHLTIAVLLLAGLKWQLESPGPLQVELWTEGNTTEVARAPEPQPEPQPEPRPEPPPEPQPEPAPEPAPTPEQQPEPPPPPPEPDIAAREAEIALEQAKERERAEQARLEAQRLAREETERERREEQARQAKLAAEQRAKEEAERKAKEQAERQAKLEQERLEREAAERRAAQEREQQAKLEAERLAKERAERQAREQAEKRAEAERKAKEEAARKAEAERKAREEAARKAEAERKAKAEAAAREKALRDAFRNDIMGATGIAGGTASRNQQGGGADAGYAGQIRACIQPNVSFPTPVQSGNVNPTAQFRVQLKSDGTVSSTSLRRSSGNTAFDRAVDNGIRRCSPFPKPPSGRYPSYIDVNYRMYD, encoded by the coding sequence ATGCCCCCACCGCGTCGAAGTAAAAAATCGATCTGGCAAGCAGCACTCGGCCAAGGAGGCTGGCGAGCTGTCGGTTCGTCTATTGCGGTTCATTTGACCATCGCGGTGCTGTTATTGGCAGGTCTCAAATGGCAACTTGAAAGTCCAGGCCCGCTTCAGGTCGAGCTGTGGACCGAAGGCAATACCACCGAGGTTGCACGGGCTCCCGAGCCTCAGCCTGAACCACAACCCGAACCACGGCCGGAGCCACCGCCCGAGCCACAACCCGAACCGGCGCCTGAGCCGGCTCCTACCCCTGAACAGCAACCTGAGCCACCGCCACCACCACCAGAGCCTGACATTGCCGCTCGTGAGGCTGAGATTGCGCTGGAGCAAGCCAAAGAACGGGAACGCGCCGAGCAGGCACGTCTGGAGGCGCAGCGCTTGGCGCGCGAGGAGACTGAACGCGAGCGACGTGAAGAACAAGCGCGGCAGGCCAAGCTTGCCGCTGAACAACGCGCAAAAGAAGAGGCTGAACGCAAGGCAAAGGAACAAGCCGAGCGTCAAGCCAAACTTGAGCAGGAACGCCTTGAACGCGAAGCGGCTGAACGACGTGCTGCTCAAGAGCGCGAGCAGCAAGCAAAACTTGAGGCTGAAAGGCTCGCCAAAGAACGGGCCGAGCGCCAAGCTCGTGAGCAGGCAGAAAAACGAGCCGAAGCAGAACGTAAAGCCAAAGAGGAGGCGGCCAGAAAAGCCGAGGCCGAGCGCAAAGCACGAGAAGAAGCTGCTCGTAAGGCTGAGGCAGAGCGTAAAGCCAAAGCAGAAGCGGCAGCACGCGAGAAAGCGCTACGCGACGCGTTTCGCAACGACATCATGGGTGCGACAGGGATTGCGGGTGGCACGGCAAGCAGAAATCAACAAGGTGGCGGTGCAGATGCTGGTTATGCGGGGCAGATCCGCGCTTGCATACAGCCAAACGTATCATTCCCCACACCGGTTCAGTCTGGCAACGTCAACCCTACAGCTCAGTTCCGCGTGCAGTTAAAATCCGATGGTACTGTGTCGTCGACGAGTTTGAGACGTAGCTCCGGTAATACGGCATTTGACCGGGCTGTTGACAATGGCATTCGCCGATGCTCACCTTTTCCAAAGCCGCCATCAGGCCGCTATCCGTCATATATTGATGTGAACTATCGTATGTATGACTAA
- a CDS encoding ExbD/TolR family protein, translating into MSALRSSRARGGHRLKNEMNVVPYIDVMLVLLVIFMVTAPMITPGVIELPSVGRASSVPLVPLEIQIAQDGELSWRKREPGGEFQPVPRDAVAQTILEIREPDQPVLIAAHGKVPYETVVELMDRLRSNGIDRLGLLVDQQQGDKPVDTTPATGS; encoded by the coding sequence ATGAGCGCCTTGCGATCCTCCCGCGCGCGAGGCGGGCATCGACTCAAAAACGAAATGAACGTTGTGCCGTACATCGACGTGATGCTGGTTTTGCTGGTGATTTTCATGGTGACTGCACCAATGATCACGCCCGGTGTCATTGAATTGCCCTCAGTTGGACGCGCCTCAAGTGTCCCTTTAGTGCCTCTGGAAATTCAAATTGCTCAGGATGGCGAGTTATCATGGCGAAAGCGTGAACCTGGCGGAGAGTTTCAGCCAGTTCCGCGAGATGCTGTTGCTCAAACCATTCTTGAAATCAGAGAGCCGGACCAACCGGTTCTAATCGCAGCCCATGGCAAAGTGCCGTACGAAACCGTGGTCGAATTAATGGACAGACTGCGGTCTAACGGCATAGACCGGCTGGGGTTATTGGTGGATCAGCAACAGGGTGATAAACCGGTTGATACGACACCTGCTACTGGAAGTTAA